TATCGAGATTTTCCACCACAAACAAGTCATTCTGGGCCAACTTTACAGACAGCGTTGATGTAAGTCCCATGACCCTCGTAAAATAGGGCAGCATATAGAAGTGGCTCGTGGGTGACCGTGGTCCATGACTGACACCACCACCCTTCCACAGTGGCGACCGGATAGATCCATGCCTTGCCCTTCCCATCCTGTGCTTGCTCCTCCATCCACTTCTGGTAGTAGAACTTTACATTGTTACTGAGGAGTCAATTTGATCCTCTTGAAGCTTGAATTCCCCAATTGGTAGGAGTTTTTCGAGAGGGCATCATGCCGATTCTTCTCAACACTGAAGAGGAAGCTGGTGGTACCTTCCTTGTCCAATTTCTTGTATGTTTCCTCAGTTACAATTCGTATAAAGCCATTCCCTCTGGCATCTATCCCTTTTATCATAAATTCCCGAGATATTTTCTCCAACTCCTTAGCCAGGCAGCTCTTGAGTCAATCTTACAGCTTCAAGGagcacttttgcagaggaagATTGAGCTTCCCGGACAACTGATCCACATTCACCTAAAGGACAAAATGTTTGCCAAAACCGCACTTGAAAAATGTGGAAAACACCTTACCTTCTCGTTATTCACCAAAACATCCATTGCCAGGTGATTCTTTACTTCCTGGTCCATAATTTTCAGACCAAGACAAACACTCTTTCTTCAGGAAACTCGGAAAAACTTGTGAAAAGTCGCGTTATTTGCACTGATtgttttttaggttagaaaaGATTCCTACAAGCCAATAGGCGTAAAGCGAATAGGCGTTCAATCTTCCAGCTTCAAGGagcacttttgcagaggaagATTGAGCTTCCCGGACAACTGATCCACATTCACTTAAAGGACAAAATGTTTGCCAAAACCGCACTTGAAAAATGTGGAAAACACCTTACCTTCTCGTTATTCACCAAAACATCCATTGCCAGGTGATTCTTTACTTCCTGGTCCATAATTTTCAGACCAACACAAACACTCTTTCTTCAGGAAAATCGGAAAAACTTGTGAAAATCTAAAAGATATTCATAACCTCAATCCTTTTGAATTTTCCTCTTTTTGCCGCAGATttgaagaaattaattaaatacgaCACCCTTCAGTGCAAAATATGCAAATCCACAAAGTGCTCATGTGCCCAGAAGCATCGTCAGGGGCTGCTATATAGAGCACCAACATTGAGCTTCTTGGCCAAAGTGCATCGTCCGGAAAGAAAGAAGGACGAAGTTCAGAGTGAAAATCTTCAGCCATCGCGTCCGGAATCAGTTAATTCGAGAAGCAAGATGTGTAAGTATTTTACTGCAGAGAAGGTGAAATATAGGGCAGTGGGAAATAGGGTCAAAGGCCAAGGAGACATGGTAACCAGGAATTTGTTTTCCAGGGATTCGCCCGAAAGTCACGCgaccaaaaacaaaaagtgaTCCCGTAACCATGCATTCGAAGTATCAGCAAGAGTGGGACAGCTTCAAAGACAATATTCCTGGACAAAATAAGCACCTGGACCTGCGATGGTCAATCCGGGAGAAGTTGACCAAGGAGAAAGACCCGCGGAGTTAAAACGATTACATTTGTCTCTGGAAAGCTACTTTATTAAATTCTGTTGcccttttaaaatgtttttcactGACTAACGCGGAATTTCTTCACGAGTTCCCTGCTGTCCGATCGATTGAACTGGTAGAGAATTCTTTCTTCGAGTTTCCGGACAGCGTCCTTCGTGAGAACCAGGGTGTGATATTTCAACATAGAGTAGACATTCAGCCCGTACAGGGGCATCATAGTAACATGAGGAATTTGTTCTGTGGCTGCAGTGATGTTGTAAGGGAAAATATCGCTCCTGGAAAAGTAAAAGGGTCTCCAGAAATTCCTTGGGAACATACCACAGCTATAAACTTACTCATCAACTATCAGCACTGACGGTCCCCAAGTCCGAGCATCTATTCCCGAGATATTTTCTCCAACTCCTTAGCCAGGCAGCTCTTGAGTCAATCTTACAGCTTCAAGGagcacttttgcagaggaagATTGAGCTTCCCGGACAACTGATCCACATTCACCTAAAGGACAAAATGTTTGCCAAAACCGCACTTGAAAAATGTGGAAAACACCTTACCTTCTCGTTATTCACCAAAACATCCATTGCCAGGTGATTCTTTACTTCCTGGTCCATAATTTTCAGACCAAGACAAACACTCTTTCTTCAGGAAACTCGGAAAAACTTGTGAAAAGTCGCGTTATTTGCACTGATtgttttttaggttagaaaaGATTCCTACAAGCCAATAGGCGTAAAGCGAATAGGCgttctttcttcttcttcatctatTTTAAATGTCACTGGTTACTGGCTTGTAATTCTGAGCTCCTGTTCATTCTCTGTCCATTTCTGTGCCTTTGGTGGAGCGTAGGAGGATTTCTGGGTATGGGAGTGTGCCCATGCAATCTTCCAGCTTCAAGGagcacttttgcagaggaagATTGAGCTTCCCGGACAACTGATCCACATTCACTTAAAGGACAAAATGTTTGCCAAAACCGCACTTGAAAAATGTGGAAAACACCTTACCTTCTCGTTATTCACCAAAACATCCATTGCCAGGTGATTCTTTACTTCCTGGTCCATAATTTTCAGACCAACACAAACACTCTTTCTTCAGGAAAATCGGAAAAACTTGTGAAAATCTAAAAGATATTCATAACCTCAATCCTTTTGAATTTTCCTCTTTTTGCCGCAGATttgaagaaattaattaaatacgaCACCCTTCAGTGCAAAATATGCAAATCCACAAAGTGCTCATGTGCCCAGAAGCATCGTCAGGGGCTGCTATATAGAGCACCAACATTGAGCTTCTTGGCCAAAGTGCATCGTCCGGAAAGAAAGAAGGACGAAGTTCAGAGTGAAAATCTTCAGCCATCGCGTCCGGAATCAGTTAATTCGAGAAGCAAGATGTGTAAGTATTTTACTGCAGAGAAGGTGAAATATAGGGCAGTGGGAAATAGGGTCAAAGGCCAAGGAGACATGGTAACCAGGAATTTGTTTTCCAGGGATTCGCCCGAAAGTCACGCgaccaaaaacaaaaagtgaTCCCGTAACCATGCATTCGAAGTATCAGCAAGAGTGGGACAGCTTCAAAGACAATATTCCTGGACAAAATAAGCACCTGGACCTGCGATGGTCAATCCGGGAGAAGTTGACCAAGGAGAAAGACCCGCGGAGTTAAAACGATTACATTTGTCTCTGGAAAGCTACTTTATTAAATTCTGTTGcccttttaaaatgtttttcactGACTAACGCGGAATTTCTTCACGAGTTCCCTGCTGTCCGATCGATTGAACTGGTAGAGAATTCTTTCTTCGAGTTTCCGGACAGCGTCCTTCGTGAGAACCAGGGTGTGATATTTCAACATAGAGTAGACATTCAGCCCGTACAGGGGCATCATAGTAACATGAGGAATTTGTTCTGTGGCTGCAGTGATGTTGTAAGGGAAAATATCGCTCCTGGAAAAGTAAAAGGGTCTCCAGAAATTCCTTGGGAACATACCACAGCTATAAACTTACTCATCAACTATCAGCACTGACGGTCCCCAAGTCCGAGCATCTTCCCATGACCCTCGTAAAATAGGGCAGCATATAGAAGTGGCTCGTGGGTGACCGTGGTCCATGACTGACACCACCACCCTTCCACAGTGGCGACCGGATAGATCCATGCCTTGCCCTTCCCATCCTGTGCTTGCTCCTCCATCCACTTCTGGTAGTAAAACTTTACATTGTTACTGAGGAGTCAATTTGATCCTCTTGAAGCTTGAATTCCCCAATTGGTAGGAGTTTTTCGAGAGGGCATCATGCCGATTCTTCTCAACACTGAAGAGGAAGCTGGTGGTACCTTCATTGTCCAATTTCTTGTATGTTTCCTCAGTTACAATTCGTATAAAGCCATTCCCTCTGGCATCTATCCCTTTTATCATAAATTCCCGAGATATTTTCTCCAACTCCTTAGCCAGGCAGCTCTTGAGTCAATCTTACAGCTTCAAGGagcacttttgcagaggaagATTGAGCTTCCCGGACAACTGATCCACATTCACCTAAAGGACAAAATGTTTGCCAAAACCGCACTTGAAAAATGTGGAAAACACCTTACCTTCTCGTTATTCACCAAAACATCCATTGCCAGGTGATTCTTTACTTCCTGGTCCATAATTTTCAGACCAACACAAACACTCTTTCTTCAGGAAACTCGGAAAAACTTGTGAAAAGTCGCGTTATTTGCACTGATtgttttttaggttagaaaaGATTCCTACAAGCCAATAGGCGTAAAGCGAATAGGCgttctttcttcttcttcatctatTTTAAATGTCACTGGTTACTGGCTTGTAATTCTGAGCTCCTGTTCATTCTCTGTCCATTTCTGTGCCTTTGGTGGAGCGTAGGAGGATTTCTGGGTATGGGAGTGTGCCCATGTCGCCTCCGGAGAAGGAGTTGAAGAGGATGGCGACatgtccatggacatgtcctcggaaattccatggacatgtccatggacatgtcggacattccatggacatgtcctcggacattccatggacatgtcctcggaaattccatggacatgtccatggacatgtcggacattccatggacatgtcctcggacattccatggacatgtccatggaatgtccgaggacatgtccatggaatgtctgAGGACTTCTTCCAATCTTCCAGCTTCAAGGagcacttttgcagaggaagATTGAGCTTCCCGGACAACTGATCCACATTCACCTAAAGGACAAAATGTTTGCCAAAACCGCACTTGAAAAATGTGGAAAACACCTTACCTTCTCGTTATTCACCAAAACATCCATTGCCAGGTGATTCTTTACTTCCTGGTCCATAATTTTCAGACCAAGACAAACACTCTTTCTTCAGGAAACTCGGAAAAACTTGTGAAAATCTAAAAGATATTCATAACCTCAATCCTTTTGAATTTTCCTCTTTTTGCCGCAGATttgaagaaattaattaaatacgaCACCCTTCAGTGCAAAATATGCAAATCCACAAAGTGCTCATGTGCCCAGAAGCATCGTCAGGGGCTGCTGTATAGAGCACCAACATTGAGCTTCTTGGCCAAAGTGCATCGTCCGGAAAGAAAGAAGGACGAAGTTCAGAGTGAAAATCTTCAGCCATCGCGTCCGGAATCAGTTAATTCGAGAAGCAAGATGTGTAAGTATTTTTCTGCAGAGAAGGTGAAATATAGGGCAGTGGGAAATAGGGTCAAAGGCCAAGGAGACATGGTAACCAGGAATTTGTTTTCCAGGGATTCGCCCGAAAGTCACGCgaccaaaaacaaaaagtgaTCCCGTAACCATGCATTCGAAGTATCAGAAAGAGTGGGACAGCTTCAAAGACAATATTCCTGGACAAAATAAGCACCTGGACCTGCGATGGTCAATCCGGGAGAAGTTGACCAAGGAGAGAGACCCGCGGAGTTAAAACGATTACATTTGTCTCTGGAAAGCTACTTTATTAAATTCTGTTGcccttttaaaatgtttttcactGACTAACGCGGAATTTCTTCACGAGTTCCCTGCTGTCCGATCGATTGAACTGGTAGAGAATTCTTTCTTCGAGTTTCCGGACAGCGTCCTTCGTGAGAACCAGGGTGTGATATTTCAACATAGAGTAGACATTCAGCCCGTACAGGGGCATCATAGTAACATGAGGAATTTGTTCTGTGGCTGCAGTGATGTTGTAAGGGAAAATATCACTCCTGGAAAAGTAAAAGGGTCTCCAGAAATTCCTTGGGAACATACCACAGCTATAAACTTACTCATCAACTATCAGCACTGACGGTCCCCAAGTCCGAGCATCTATCAGTTCCTGCACAAACTTCGGATCCTCTACGGGAATATCGAGATTTTCCACCACAAACAAGTCATTCTGGGCCAACTTTACAGACAGCGTTGATGTAAGTCCCATGACCCTCGTAAAATAGGGCAGCATATAGAAGTGGCTCGTGGGTGACCGTGGTCCATGACTGACACCACCACCCTTCCACAGTGGCGACCGGATAGATCCATGCCTTGCCCTTCCCATCCTGTGCTTGCTCCTCCATCCACTTCTGGTAGTAGAACTTTACATTGTTACTGAGGTGTCAATTTGATCCTCTTGAAGCTTGAATTCCCCAATTGGTAGGAGTTTTTCGAGAGGGCATCATGCCGATTCTTCTCAACACTGAAGAGGAAGCTGGTGGTACCTTCCTTGTCCAATTTCTTGTATGTTTCCTCAGTTACAATTCGTATAAAGCCATTCCCTCTGGCATCTATCCCTTTTATCATAAATTCCCGAGATATTTTCTCCAACTCCTTAGCCAGGCAGCTCTTGAGTCAATCTTACAGCTTCAAGGagcacttttgcagaggaagATTGAGCTTCCCGGACAACTGATCCACATTCACCTAAAGGACAAAATGTTTGCCAAAACCGCACTTGAAAAATGTGGAAAACACCTTACCTTCTCGTTATTCACCAAAACATCCATTGCCAGGTGATTCTTTACTTCCTGGTCCATAATTTTCAGACCAAGACAAACACTCTTTCTTCAGGAAACTCGGAAAAACTTGTGAAAAGTCGCGTTATTTGCACTGattattttttaggttagaaaaGATTCCTACAAGCCAATAGGCGTAAAGCGAATAGGCgttctttcttcttcttcttctattttaaatgTCACTGGTTACTGGCTTGTAATTCTGAGCTCCTGTTCATTCTCTGTCCATTTCTGTGCCTTTGGTGGAGCGTAGGAGGATTTCTGGGTATGGGAGTGTGCCCATGTCGCCTCCGGAGAAGGAGTTGAAGAGGATGGGACCTGTGCAGAGGATCGTGAGGTCGAATTCCTACACATTGGAGACTCCAAGTCCGCATCTTGCTGACCTGCTGAAGAAGAGTTCAGCaagaaaaaactgaaaaagCAACAGAGATTTAAGGAATTGGAAGCTGAGCGTGAGACGGAGAAGAACAAATGGTTGGCTTTTACGACAAAAAGCGCCAAGAAATCTGGATCAGCTGGCATTCCAAAGAGCATCTTTGCGTCTCCGGACAATGTCAATGGGAGGGTAGGAATTGGAACCTGTGGGGTAGCGGGCAAG
The Phlebotomus papatasi isolate M1 unplaced genomic scaffold, Ppap_2.1 HiC_scaffold_304, whole genome shotgun sequence genome window above contains:
- the LOC129809071 gene encoding 39S ribosomal protein L4, mitochondrial-like translates to MGRARHGSIRSPLWKGGGVSHGPRSPTSHFYMLPYFTRVMGLTSTLSVKLAQNDLFVVENLDIPVEDPKFVQELIDARTWGPSVLIVDESDIFPYNITAATEQIPHVTMMPLYGLNVYSMLKYHTLVLTKDAVRKLEERILYQFNRSDSRELVKKFRVSQ